Proteins encoded in a region of the Candidatus Bathyarchaeota archaeon genome:
- a CDS encoding class IV adenylate cyclase → MKEVEVKILEVNRQKLTGALEGMGAKKVFDGEVTTVFLDFPDGQIGKRGDVLRIRRMQQKTEVTYKKIKAAQAVKEADETNLEVSDYDSALAILQCLGLTVTGQMQKHRVSYRLDGVHFDIDRYSSDYGFIPEFLEIEGTVENIHRYAGLLGYQPKDCLPWSTSQLVDYYFNKKHKQEKSG, encoded by the coding sequence ATGAAAGAAGTCGAAGTGAAGATTTTAGAGGTCAACCGGCAAAAGCTCACAGGGGCCCTTGAAGGCATGGGGGCCAAAAAGGTTTTTGACGGTGAAGTCACCACGGTATTTCTAGATTTCCCCGATGGCCAAATAGGCAAACGCGGAGATGTTTTGCGGATAAGAAGAATGCAGCAGAAAACAGAGGTAACCTACAAGAAAATCAAGGCTGCCCAAGCCGTTAAGGAAGCCGACGAAACAAACCTGGAGGTGTCAGACTACGACTCCGCACTAGCTATTCTTCAATGCCTCGGGTTAACCGTAACCGGGCAGATGCAGAAGCACCGGGTTAGCTATCGGCTTGATGGAGTTCACTTTGACATCGACCGTTACAGCAGCGACTACGGTTTTATCCCAGAATTCCTGGAGATAGAAGGCACCGTGGAGAACATACACAGATACGCTGGCCTTTTAGGTTACCAGCCTAAAGATTGCTTGCCTTGGTCAACCAGCCAGCTAGTAGACTACTATTTCAACAAAAAGCACAAACAAGAAAAAAGCGGTTAA
- the pstC gene encoding phosphate ABC transporter permease subunit PstC: MRKLTGDNSFKIVTAIIAASAAIILILNAYVLVTGSTLVFESEGFGFLTGVNWNPGISSFGVLPYILGTLITSGLALLIGVPLSLGIAIFIVEMAPKFVRVPFSYLVEMLAAVPSVIYGLWGLFVLRFWVLDYIEIPLNTYLGWIPLFSGTPIGLDFFTAGLILAIMIIPTVASVSREVISAVPGSIREAAYSIGATKWEVIRHWVISYGRSGIFGAVILGLGRAVGETMAVTMVIGNATGPSAMPTSLFQAGQTLPSLIANGFFDSQTPLQSSAYIGAGLVLLLISLVINVLAHVMVTRVLKIKGGAIE; this comes from the coding sequence ATGAGAAAGCTAACGGGCGATAATTCTTTCAAAATCGTAACAGCAATCATCGCCGCATCCGCAGCAATCATCCTAATCCTTAACGCTTACGTACTAGTCACGGGCTCCACGCTGGTATTCGAAAGCGAGGGCTTCGGCTTCTTAACGGGGGTAAACTGGAACCCCGGCATATCCTCCTTTGGCGTGCTCCCCTATATCCTGGGCACCCTCATCACTTCGGGTCTGGCACTGCTGATAGGTGTGCCGCTTAGCTTAGGCATCGCCATCTTCATCGTGGAGATGGCTCCAAAATTCGTGCGGGTTCCCTTCTCATACCTCGTTGAGATGCTGGCCGCTGTCCCCAGCGTAATCTATGGTCTTTGGGGCCTGTTTGTTCTACGTTTCTGGGTGTTAGACTACATCGAGATACCCCTCAACACCTACCTGGGCTGGATACCGCTCTTCAGCGGAACCCCCATAGGACTGGATTTCTTCACCGCAGGGTTAATCCTTGCCATAATGATTATCCCCACAGTTGCCTCGGTCTCCAGAGAAGTCATCAGCGCCGTCCCCGGCTCGATACGGGAAGCCGCCTACAGTATAGGCGCCACAAAATGGGAAGTTATCCGCCACTGGGTCATCAGCTATGGACGCTCAGGCATCTTTGGAGCCGTAATCTTGGGTTTAGGCCGAGCTGTAGGCGAAACCATGGCGGTAACCATGGTTATAGGCAACGCCACGGGCCCCAGCGCTATGCCCACCTCGCTTTTTCAGGCAGGCCAAACGTTGCCATCTTTGATCGCTAACGGCTTTTTCGATTCACAAACTCCACTTCAAAGCTCCGCCTACATCGGCGCGGGGCTGGTTTTGCTTCTAATCAGCCTTGTCATCAACGTCTTAGCGCATGTTATGGTGACTCGGGTGCTGAAAATTAAGGGAGGCGCAATCGAGTAA
- a CDS encoding YfcE family phosphodiesterase — protein MNTPNTTPCSADDLYCRFGAETILKLTDGFMELIEGVIADEDIEYVHKTRVASRRLRAALPVFQDCFAKKQFKAWKCDVKQVTKLLSSARDLDVQIAFLEQYIEKLSSPAEQAAMKQLLKSHRSRRRSVQGNVEEGLKELKEAGTLEEIRGVCGQALSDQPSLSLGSASVVEKAHWHISVRLDEFLSMQKYVHVEGADQQHHQMRIRAKRLRYTMEFFASLYPDKLEKEIDMIKNFQDELGELHDSIVWLQYVQALKKNSPKSAKAPFKLALNNFSDYLQNRRSGYYGNFVKLWNQCCRTGFFAQLRKTVSLIVLSGAEAMAGEKLKHQRVRIAVLSDIHANLHALESVLEDAHKRGVTVFVNVGDSIGYGACPNEVVELLCRKGVLSILGNYDLEVLEDRSDAKGEKRLAFKYAQKALSGGARSYLEMLPHELRLQAADKKLLVTHGSPRSIDEHIYPDIPEEGLKELADLAGADVVLVGHSHRQFQRSAGNVVFLNPGSVGRPDDGNPQAAYALLDFNPFKAELIRLSYPVKAAAMALRLEGLPETYAQMLLRGVSLDEVMKRDRGREKAFAENCRETVAACEEYSKMRWPDVEHYLQVTNLALALFDGLSTLHRLGSRERCWLECASILHDIGLSVEGGKHNKNTAEIILNDTSLPITSKDRRIIAALAKYHRGGLPKRGQYLLCGQGSRTIQKICVLASILRVADSLDYSHESAVKLLGIRVAAKRVTVECFSKSELALEQQAFNKKKDLFEKVFNRKMVLEWKQP, from the coding sequence ATGAACACACCGAATACAACCCCGTGTAGCGCAGACGATCTGTACTGTAGGTTCGGCGCAGAAACCATCCTAAAACTCACTGACGGCTTCATGGAGCTAATCGAGGGAGTCATCGCCGACGAGGACATCGAATACGTCCATAAAACCCGCGTTGCCTCACGGCGGCTTAGAGCGGCGCTCCCTGTTTTCCAGGATTGCTTTGCCAAGAAACAGTTCAAGGCATGGAAATGCGACGTTAAGCAGGTTACAAAGTTGCTTTCCAGCGCCCGAGACCTTGATGTGCAAATTGCCTTCCTGGAGCAGTATATAGAAAAGCTGTCTTCGCCGGCGGAGCAAGCCGCGATGAAGCAGCTGCTTAAAAGCCACAGGAGCCGCCGACGAAGCGTTCAGGGCAACGTGGAAGAGGGCCTAAAGGAGCTTAAAGAGGCGGGGACATTGGAGGAAATCCGGGGCGTCTGCGGGCAGGCACTGTCAGATCAGCCCAGTCTAAGCTTGGGTTCGGCTTCTGTTGTGGAGAAAGCGCATTGGCACATATCCGTTAGACTCGACGAATTCCTCTCTATGCAGAAATACGTCCACGTCGAGGGCGCAGATCAGCAGCATCATCAAATGCGGATTAGAGCCAAAAGGCTCCGCTACACCATGGAGTTCTTTGCCTCCCTCTACCCCGATAAGCTAGAAAAAGAAATTGACATGATAAAGAATTTTCAGGATGAACTCGGAGAACTCCACGACAGCATCGTTTGGCTCCAATACGTGCAAGCGCTCAAGAAAAACAGCCCTAAATCTGCCAAAGCCCCATTCAAGCTGGCACTTAACAACTTCTCAGACTACCTGCAAAACAGAAGAAGCGGGTATTACGGCAACTTCGTGAAGCTCTGGAACCAGTGCTGCCGCACGGGCTTCTTTGCTCAGCTTAGAAAAACCGTCAGCCTCATTGTTTTGTCAGGCGCCGAGGCTATGGCGGGGGAAAAATTGAAGCACCAGAGGGTTAGAATCGCTGTTCTCTCGGATATTCATGCGAATCTGCATGCGCTTGAATCTGTGCTGGAGGATGCCCACAAGCGGGGCGTAACGGTTTTTGTTAACGTAGGGGACTCCATCGGCTATGGCGCCTGCCCAAATGAGGTGGTGGAGTTGCTTTGCCGAAAAGGTGTCCTCTCTATTCTGGGCAATTATGACTTGGAGGTGCTGGAGGATAGAAGTGATGCTAAAGGCGAAAAGCGGCTGGCATTCAAATATGCCCAAAAGGCTCTCTCCGGGGGCGCCAGAAGCTATCTGGAGATGCTGCCGCATGAGCTGAGGTTGCAGGCGGCGGATAAGAAGCTGCTGGTTACGCATGGAAGCCCCCGATCCATCGACGAACACATCTACCCTGACATCCCTGAGGAAGGACTAAAAGAGTTAGCTGACCTCGCCGGCGCAGACGTCGTGTTGGTTGGACATAGTCACAGGCAGTTTCAGCGGTCCGCTGGCAACGTGGTTTTTCTGAATCCGGGGAGCGTGGGAAGACCCGATGATGGAAACCCACAGGCCGCCTATGCATTACTGGATTTTAACCCTTTCAAAGCAGAGTTGATTCGGCTCAGTTACCCCGTCAAAGCGGCTGCTATGGCTCTGCGACTGGAAGGGTTGCCGGAGACCTATGCGCAGATGCTGCTGCGTGGAGTATCTCTTGATGAGGTGATGAAGCGGGACAGGGGCAGAGAGAAAGCCTTTGCTGAAAACTGCAGAGAAACGGTGGCTGCCTGCGAGGAGTATTCGAAGATGCGTTGGCCTGATGTGGAGCATTATCTGCAGGTGACTAATCTTGCGTTGGCGCTGTTCGATGGGTTGTCGACTCTGCATCGGCTGGGCAGCCGTGAGCGCTGCTGGCTGGAATGCGCCTCAATCCTCCATGACATCGGCTTGTCAGTGGAAGGCGGCAAACATAACAAGAATACCGCTGAAATCATCTTAAACGACACCTCGCTGCCTATCACATCTAAGGACAGACGCATAATCGCAGCCTTAGCCAAATACCACCGTGGAGGCTTACCCAAGCGGGGCCAGTACCTGCTTTGCGGCCAGGGCAGCCGAACCATCCAAAAAATATGTGTTCTTGCAAGTATTTTGCGGGTCGCCGACAGCTTAGATTACTCCCATGAATCCGCCGTTAAGCTACTGGGCATCAGGGTTGCTGCGAAAAGGGTGACGGTGGAATGTTTTTCCAAGTCAGAACTGGCCTTGGAGCAGCAGGCTTTTAATAAGAAGAAAGATTTGTTTGAAAAAGTGTTTAACAGGAAAATGGTGCTGGAATGGAAACAACCGTGA
- a CDS encoding glycosyltransferase family 2 protein, which yields MQKTENPAFPLTQTVIAALNEQEGIGPTISELLDNLPKTKVLVVDGKSTDRTVEIARGLGAQVAFQDGKGKGDALAKSLEFINPAVEYVIITDADFTYSSERIPEMILMLEHNPDVGMVCGNRFNHHLDTKALHNLFNFGNRLIAFVHNILNGVPLRDPLTGLRVVRASIMRDWVVKSKGFDIEVELNHHVERKGYTIAEVDIQYRERLGEKKLKLRHGAEIFKRIMLETIYN from the coding sequence TTGCAGAAAACCGAAAACCCAGCATTTCCCCTAACACAAACAGTGATTGCGGCTCTAAATGAGCAAGAAGGGATAGGCCCAACAATATCTGAACTGCTTGATAATTTACCTAAGACAAAAGTTTTAGTGGTTGATGGAAAAAGCACGGATCGAACAGTTGAAATCGCTCGGGGCCTTGGAGCCCAGGTTGCTTTTCAGGATGGAAAAGGCAAAGGTGATGCCCTGGCAAAGTCATTGGAGTTCATCAATCCAGCCGTTGAATACGTGATAATTACTGACGCGGATTTCACCTATTCAAGCGAAAGAATCCCTGAAATGATACTGATGCTGGAGCATAATCCAGATGTGGGTATGGTATGTGGAAATCGGTTTAATCACCATCTCGACACAAAGGCTTTGCATAACCTCTTCAACTTCGGCAATCGACTTATAGCGTTTGTCCATAACATACTAAACGGTGTACCCCTCAGGGACCCATTAACCGGTCTTCGGGTTGTACGTGCCTCTATTATGCGGGATTGGGTCGTGAAATCGAAGGGTTTTGACATAGAAGTAGAGCTAAATCACCATGTGGAACGAAAAGGATACACGATTGCCGAAGTCGATATTCAATATCGAGAGCGATTAGGAGAAAAGAAGCTAAAGCTCAGACATGGCGCAGAAATCTTCAAGCGAATTATGCTTGAAACGATCTATAACTAA
- a CDS encoding Ppx/GppA family phosphatase, translating into METTVKAAGYVVGFVDIGTNALRLLVVRINPNFSYTTISQEKEVVRLGEQEFKDGILKPEAMERAIFVCGKFADLARTYGASEIIAVGTSAIREAKNQEEFLQRLYRETGINVNVISGEDEAKLICLGVSSGIDIGDEKALFIDLGGGSTEIAIGDQYECSYVQSLQLGAIRLTSQFIGEGWRGPIKEEVYKKIKAYAADEIRAVKPRVLEYGVRLAYGSSGTMINLAEISNKLFKKSNSNGELVLTKKNLKKVATALCWLPLEDRRSVPAINPDRADIIIAGAAVIEAIMEEFGLEEIHISHRELRDGLLVEYLSNFEGFRELQRTPMRDRSVLSLGRSCNFDEKHSETVAALALQLFDSAKQIGLHDLGQREREMLGYAATLHDVGDFLSFNNHHQHSHYIISNAGLPGFDAHEIQIIANIARFHRKKLPSKKALKAEGLDEAGRLAVVVGSTFLRFAEKLDRSHCNLVKKAEFAREGKGLVLLRFYSDTDCSLEEWSVNQNRQAFFEAFDAELQAQCIVTPNL; encoded by the coding sequence ATGGAAACAACCGTGAAAGCCGCGGGGTACGTGGTTGGTTTTGTAGACATTGGCACAAATGCGTTGCGCCTGTTGGTGGTGAGGATTAACCCCAACTTTTCATACACAACCATCAGCCAGGAAAAAGAGGTGGTGCGGCTGGGCGAGCAGGAATTCAAAGACGGCATCCTAAAACCCGAGGCGATGGAACGCGCCATCTTCGTCTGCGGCAAATTCGCGGACCTCGCCCGAACTTATGGTGCATCGGAGATCATCGCTGTGGGGACCTCGGCGATTAGGGAAGCCAAAAACCAAGAGGAATTTCTCCAGAGGCTCTACCGGGAAACCGGAATCAACGTTAACGTCATTTCAGGCGAGGATGAAGCTAAGCTTATTTGCCTTGGGGTTTCAAGCGGCATAGACATCGGGGACGAAAAAGCGCTGTTTATCGATTTAGGCGGCGGCAGCACCGAGATAGCTATCGGCGACCAGTATGAATGCTCCTACGTTCAAAGCCTCCAGCTGGGGGCAATCAGGCTTACCTCGCAGTTCATAGGGGAAGGCTGGCGTGGACCCATAAAAGAGGAAGTTTACAAGAAAATCAAAGCCTACGCCGCCGATGAAATAAGGGCGGTTAAACCCCGAGTTTTAGAGTACGGCGTAAGACTGGCATATGGCTCCTCTGGAACCATGATTAACCTGGCGGAAATCTCTAACAAACTGTTCAAGAAAAGCAACAGCAACGGTGAACTGGTGCTGACCAAGAAAAACCTCAAAAAAGTCGCCACTGCACTCTGCTGGCTGCCGCTGGAGGACAGACGAAGCGTCCCAGCGATTAACCCTGATCGAGCAGACATCATTATTGCAGGCGCAGCTGTAATCGAAGCCATCATGGAGGAATTCGGCTTGGAGGAAATCCACATTAGCCACCGTGAACTCCGCGACGGCTTACTGGTAGAGTACCTCTCTAACTTCGAGGGCTTCCGCGAACTCCAAAGGACACCGATGCGGGATCGAAGCGTGCTGAGTTTGGGCAGGTCCTGTAATTTTGATGAGAAGCACTCGGAGACCGTGGCGGCGTTGGCTCTGCAGCTTTTTGATAGTGCAAAACAGATAGGGCTCCATGATCTGGGGCAGCGTGAACGCGAAATGCTGGGTTACGCTGCAACGTTGCATGACGTGGGGGATTTCCTTTCCTTTAACAATCATCATCAGCATTCGCACTATATCATCAGTAACGCTGGGTTGCCTGGGTTTGATGCCCATGAAATCCAGATTATCGCAAACATCGCTCGCTTCCACCGCAAGAAGCTGCCCTCAAAGAAGGCGCTTAAAGCCGAGGGACTCGATGAGGCAGGCAGGTTGGCGGTGGTGGTGGGTTCGACTTTTCTGCGTTTCGCTGAGAAGCTGGATCGCAGCCACTGCAATCTGGTGAAGAAGGCGGAGTTTGCCCGGGAAGGCAAGGGCTTGGTGCTGCTTCGGTTTTATTCGGATACGGATTGCAGCTTGGAGGAGTGGAGCGTGAATCAGAATCGGCAGGCGTTTTTTGAAGCCTTCGATGCGGAACTGCAGGCCCAATGCATAGTAACCCCCAACCTGTAG
- the pstB gene encoding phosphate ABC transporter ATP-binding protein PstB, with protein MENENIKMQSINLNAWFGPKQALKDINLPIKSNAVTAIIGPSGCGKSTFIRTLNRMHELVPTAKLTGQITLDGEDIYGANVDPVMIRRRVGMVFQKPNPFPTMSIYDNVAAGLKLTGSRKGRNLDEVVKKSLEQATLWEEVKDDLKKPGTSISGGQQQRLCIARAIALQPEVILMDEPTSALDPIASAKIERLVVELKKNYTVAIVTHNMQQASRVSDYTAFMYLGSLIEFGPTAEIFESPKNKLTEKYITGEFG; from the coding sequence ATGGAAAATGAAAACATAAAAATGCAAAGCATAAACCTCAACGCATGGTTTGGTCCAAAACAGGCACTTAAAGACATCAACCTGCCCATAAAATCAAACGCTGTCACAGCAATCATTGGGCCATCCGGATGCGGAAAATCCACTTTCATCCGCACCCTCAACCGAATGCATGAGTTAGTGCCCACAGCCAAGCTTACCGGGCAGATAACACTCGACGGCGAAGACATCTACGGCGCAAACGTTGACCCCGTGATGATTCGTCGCCGCGTAGGCATGGTCTTCCAGAAACCCAACCCCTTCCCAACGATGTCAATCTACGATAACGTCGCAGCCGGCCTCAAATTAACTGGTTCGCGGAAGGGCAGAAACCTCGACGAGGTAGTCAAGAAGAGCCTAGAGCAGGCTACACTCTGGGAAGAAGTTAAAGACGACTTAAAGAAGCCTGGAACCAGCATCTCCGGGGGGCAGCAGCAGCGGCTCTGCATCGCCCGCGCGATTGCCCTGCAGCCTGAGGTTATCTTGATGGATGAGCCAACCTCCGCTTTGGATCCCATTGCGTCGGCTAAGATTGAGCGGCTGGTCGTTGAGCTTAAAAAGAACTACACCGTCGCCATTGTTACCCATAACATGCAGCAGGCCTCGCGTGTCTCCGATTACACGGCGTTTATGTATCTGGGGTCGCTGATCGAGTTTGGCCCCACCGCAGAGATTTTTGAGTCACCTAAAAACAAGCTTACAGAGAAGTATATAACAGGGGAGTTCGGATAA
- the pstA gene encoding phosphate ABC transporter permease PstA, protein MLEGLLQKLSFNNYRLRKFKNKFFYVLCLICVLIAIVPLLSILFEVIVRGAPVINWQFLTGNGLQGGIGPAIQGTLILIGLTSLIGIPVGVLSGVYLAEYGNNKFATWMRSANDILTEFPSIIVGITAYSLIVVGVLIHTGFSPLAGAVALSFMLIPIVARTTEESLKLVPNSVREASMALGIHRWRTILSVVLPSAKGGLITGTLLAIARIAGETAPILLTILGSSFYFQSLSAPMDALPLRIFLDSRLPSAASQAQAWGASLILILIVLALNIGVRLLSRGRYRGGASR, encoded by the coding sequence ATGCTGGAAGGTTTGCTGCAGAAACTAAGCTTCAACAACTACCGCCTCCGCAAATTCAAAAACAAGTTCTTCTACGTCCTCTGCCTCATCTGCGTCTTAATCGCCATAGTGCCCCTGCTCAGCATACTCTTTGAAGTCATAGTGCGCGGCGCCCCCGTCATAAACTGGCAATTCCTAACTGGAAACGGCTTGCAGGGCGGCATCGGCCCCGCCATTCAGGGAACACTGATTCTAATCGGCTTAACCAGCCTCATCGGTATCCCCGTCGGCGTTCTTTCAGGCGTGTACCTTGCCGAGTACGGAAACAACAAATTCGCCACTTGGATGCGGTCCGCCAACGACATATTAACAGAGTTTCCCTCCATAATCGTAGGCATCACTGCATACAGCTTAATCGTCGTCGGCGTTCTCATACACACAGGCTTCTCCCCGCTTGCCGGAGCCGTCGCATTATCCTTCATGCTTATCCCCATCGTGGCCCGAACAACCGAGGAATCCCTCAAATTGGTCCCTAACAGCGTACGCGAAGCCTCTATGGCGCTGGGTATACATCGGTGGCGAACCATCCTAAGCGTGGTTTTACCCTCCGCAAAAGGGGGCTTAATCACCGGCACCCTGCTTGCCATCGCCCGCATAGCCGGCGAAACCGCCCCGATTCTCCTGACGATTCTTGGCAGCAGCTTCTACTTCCAGAGCTTAAGCGCGCCGATGGATGCGCTGCCCCTTAGAATTTTCCTCGATTCACGGTTGCCCTCGGCGGCGTCGCAGGCGCAGGCGTGGGGTGCATCTTTGATATTGATCTTAATAGTTTTAGCGCTCAACATAGGCGTCCGCCTACTCAGCAGAGGCAGATACCGCGGCGGAGCTTCAAGGTGA
- the ppk1 gene encoding polyphosphate kinase 1, whose protein sequence is MVTASFCDSEKNSALAIDKTLDNPSYYINREVSWIRFNARILEEARDDEWNPLLERIKFLAICGSNLDEFFMTRAARLLKKINRGSEERTMDGMTPTEQINATRREILPLIEKHADCWNNELLPALAKEDILVCKFSELAETKKESLRSLFASSILPAVKVYRQNWEANDIENLHVSLCVGGFEGGGFCIVDLPTEQYGRLIEVPQSSFRQKLNIQHEFVFLEDLVAANLDLVFANQMHLAAYPFRLTRNGEIEILMNESSDFLSSIKKGLTKRKTGFPSRLEYSKDMPQTLRDALATRLGLPDYLIYEFNGPLGLVDLWQLHKISRPDLKDKTFLPSITPLLTPEKSLFQTITKHDIVLYHPYDGFEVIVDLLKEAARDHGVERICITMYRMDAKSPVVDALIEAARNGKQVTAIVELKAKFDEENNILLVTRLKEAGVEAVYNFPNLKVHAKLCLIVRREKQGLARYSHVGSGNYNAVTARIYGDIGYLTARHDVGVELEELFGILINGLQEKDFKHLLVAPKSLKNEILKRIEREIEFHKQTGCGYLAFKLNNLEEKDIIKALYCASMAGIKIDLNVRALCCLKPGIPGVSENISVISIVGRFLEHARIYYFQHGPDSEVLIGSSDLMFRNLNERVEVLFSVPDPKNRQAILEHMLKIHLHDNVKARRLLCDGTYQRVTAKPGEANINSQFWLIQNRGVWHEHTEYNPV, encoded by the coding sequence TTGGTAACTGCCTCCTTCTGTGATTCAGAAAAAAACAGCGCCCTCGCTATAGACAAGACGCTGGATAACCCCAGCTACTACATCAACCGCGAAGTCAGCTGGATTCGCTTCAACGCCCGCATCCTTGAAGAGGCACGCGACGACGAATGGAATCCGCTGCTGGAACGAATCAAGTTTTTAGCCATCTGCGGCAGCAACCTCGACGAATTCTTCATGACCCGGGCAGCACGACTGCTTAAAAAAATCAACCGGGGCTCTGAAGAACGCACCATGGACGGCATGACCCCCACTGAGCAAATCAACGCTACCCGCAGAGAAATATTGCCCCTAATCGAGAAACACGCAGACTGCTGGAACAACGAATTATTGCCTGCGTTGGCAAAGGAAGACATCTTGGTCTGCAAATTCAGCGAGTTAGCGGAAACCAAAAAAGAGTCGCTGCGAAGCCTGTTTGCCTCATCGATTTTGCCTGCAGTGAAGGTTTATAGGCAAAACTGGGAGGCAAACGACATCGAGAATCTCCATGTGTCCCTCTGTGTGGGCGGCTTTGAAGGCGGCGGCTTCTGCATAGTTGATTTACCCACGGAGCAGTATGGTCGACTCATTGAGGTTCCCCAGTCCAGTTTTAGGCAGAAACTAAACATTCAACATGAGTTTGTTTTCTTAGAGGATCTGGTAGCAGCCAATCTGGACCTGGTTTTTGCTAATCAAATGCATCTTGCCGCGTACCCGTTTAGGCTGACCCGGAACGGTGAAATCGAAATACTCATGAATGAATCCTCAGATTTCCTCTCCTCAATCAAGAAGGGACTCACTAAACGCAAAACAGGGTTCCCCAGCCGCCTTGAATACAGCAAAGACATGCCCCAGACCCTAAGAGATGCCTTAGCGACACGGTTGGGGTTGCCGGATTACTTAATCTACGAGTTTAATGGCCCCCTTGGACTCGTGGACCTGTGGCAGCTGCATAAAATATCTCGGCCTGACCTTAAAGACAAAACTTTCCTGCCCTCCATCACGCCGCTGCTTACGCCCGAAAAGAGCCTTTTTCAAACAATCACTAAACATGACATCGTGCTGTATCATCCCTATGACGGCTTTGAGGTAATTGTGGATTTACTCAAGGAAGCCGCGCGGGACCACGGGGTGGAACGCATCTGCATAACTATGTACCGTATGGATGCTAAATCACCGGTGGTAGATGCCCTCATCGAGGCCGCCCGAAACGGCAAACAAGTCACAGCCATCGTCGAGTTAAAAGCCAAGTTCGACGAGGAAAACAACATTCTGCTTGTAACTCGCCTTAAAGAGGCGGGGGTTGAAGCAGTCTATAATTTCCCCAACCTTAAAGTCCACGCTAAACTCTGCTTGATTGTACGCAGAGAAAAGCAGGGGCTGGCCCGCTACTCGCATGTTGGCTCAGGCAACTACAACGCGGTGACCGCAAGAATCTACGGCGACATCGGCTACCTGACCGCTAGACATGACGTCGGCGTCGAGCTCGAGGAGCTTTTCGGCATACTCATCAATGGCTTACAGGAAAAGGACTTTAAGCATTTGCTGGTGGCGCCTAAATCCCTTAAAAACGAGATTCTTAAGCGTATCGAACGGGAAATTGAGTTTCATAAGCAAACCGGCTGCGGGTATTTGGCGTTTAAACTCAATAACCTTGAAGAGAAAGACATAATCAAAGCCCTCTACTGTGCCTCGATGGCGGGAATTAAAATCGACCTTAACGTGCGGGCGCTCTGCTGCCTAAAACCGGGCATCCCCGGGGTAAGCGAGAACATCTCTGTGATTTCGATTGTGGGGCGTTTTTTGGAGCATGCCCGCATCTACTACTTCCAACATGGCCCCGACAGCGAAGTGCTAATCGGCAGCTCAGATTTGATGTTTAGGAACCTAAACGAGCGCGTGGAGGTGCTCTTTAGCGTTCCCGACCCCAAAAACCGCCAAGCCATCCTTGAGCATATGCTCAAAATTCACCTGCATGATAACGTTAAAGCCCGCAGGCTCCTATGCGACGGCACCTACCAGCGGGTCACCGCAAAACCCGGTGAAGCCAACATCAACTCGCAGTTCTGGCTAATCCAAAACAGAGGCGTCTGGCATGAACACACCGAATACAACCCCGTGTAG
- the phoU gene encoding phosphate signaling complex protein PhoU → MSRIIDRGLEEQSALLSRMGELTYDTLSLSIYGYLDGRSVHSQVKEMSDMLVAMAGKAEDKTFELIARFQPVASDLRAIKSYMKIANDFARYARYALDISSLNDQLGGLKPTDEATKDYLASMSDKVLFMVKTSVDSLRKHDVALARTITPPEREVDKMYLEFLNRLTSQEQADSKFVISSILVTRYLERIADHAVYICESVIYIVSGEKLSLG, encoded by the coding sequence ATGAGCAGAATAATCGACCGAGGATTAGAAGAACAGTCAGCTTTGCTTAGCCGCATGGGAGAGTTAACCTACGATACCCTTTCCCTTTCAATCTATGGCTACTTAGACGGCAGAAGCGTCCATAGCCAAGTTAAAGAAATGTCGGATATGCTCGTTGCCATGGCCGGTAAAGCAGAAGACAAAACCTTCGAGTTAATCGCCCGTTTCCAACCCGTCGCATCGGACCTGCGCGCCATAAAATCCTACATGAAAATAGCCAACGACTTCGCCAGGTACGCCCGCTACGCCCTGGACATATCCAGCTTAAACGATCAGCTTGGCGGCTTAAAACCCACCGATGAAGCAACCAAAGATTACTTAGCCAGCATGAGCGATAAAGTGCTTTTCATGGTGAAGACAAGCGTTGATTCCCTGCGGAAACACGACGTCGCCCTCGCCCGAACCATCACGCCCCCCGAACGCGAAGTGGACAAGATGTACCTTGAATTCCTCAACCGATTAACCAGCCAAGAGCAAGCCGACAGCAAATTCGTTATATCCAGCATACTTGTCACGCGTTACCTTGAACGCATCGCCGACCACGCCGTCTACATCTGCGAATCCGTCATCTACATCGTTTCCGGCGAAAAACTAAGCCTCGGCTAA